A region from the Desulfitobacterium dehalogenans ATCC 51507 genome encodes:
- a CDS encoding DUF2628 domain-containing protein translates to MEEQGKGFFKVYDYQELEKQELMSLYIGKNADYYLRKWSKTSAPEKAFSWNWAAFFVFAFWVGYRQMYVYLALLVGIMLAGDVAYIFVLGWEPDIRITIVISLLMGAFGNALYYRHIRRKLDQLKESGLESEEIRRRAAAEGGPNWRGILATCLMLFLYNIILGYLTSLLNGVIHT, encoded by the coding sequence ATGGAGGAGCAGGGGAAGGGATTCTTTAAGGTCTACGACTACCAGGAGCTGGAAAAGCAGGAACTGATGAGCTTGTATATTGGGAAGAATGCGGATTATTATCTGCGCAAATGGAGTAAGACCTCTGCTCCGGAGAAGGCATTTTCCTGGAACTGGGCAGCCTTCTTTGTCTTTGCTTTCTGGGTGGGCTATCGTCAAATGTATGTATACCTCGCTCTATTGGTAGGGATTATGCTGGCTGGAGATGTGGCTTATATTTTCGTGCTGGGATGGGAGCCCGACATTCGGATAACCATCGTGATCTCCTTACTTATGGGGGCCTTTGGCAATGCTCTATACTATCGTCATATTCGCAGAAAATTAGATCAGCTGAAAGAATCGGGCCTGGAATCTGAAGAAATCCGCAGGAGAGCGGCTGCCGAAGGAGGCCCTAATTGGCGGGGGATTTTGGCAACATGTCTAATGCTCTTTCTTTATAATATTATTCTGGGCTATTTAACGTCCTTGCTCAATGGAGTTATCCATACATAA